DNA sequence from the Candidatus Sulfuricurvum sp. RIFRC-1 genome:
TCGAATACTACCCCTCTTCCGGCTAAAATCTATGCCAATGAGGGGATTGCACAAGTGCTCTTTTTACAAGGAGATGAGATGTGCGAAACCAGCTATAAAGATAAAAGCGGTAAATACCAAGGGCAAGAGGGGATCACCCTTCCACGGATTTTAAATTAAGTAGTGGTACAATTGCGATAAATTTCCACGCAAGGACACTGAATGTTGCACGAATACCGTGATGTAATCACCCACATAAAACAAAATGATGCGGCAAATGCCCACTTTTTGAAAATTTTTGATCGCCATAACGATCTTGATAACCAAATTGCTAAAGCTGAGAGCGGTGAAGTACCGATGAGCGATGTTGAACTTGAAAATCTTAAAAAAGAAAAATTGTTGCTTAAAGACGAAGCGTATGCAATGATTATCGAATACAAAAAAGCCAATAACCTCTAAATTTTGCTCAATCCCCACTCTGGGGATTTTCCTCATCTCTATTTTATTTCTGTTGATTTACTTTTTAGCTTTAAATGGATACGATTTACTTTTTCGTGAACTCACCTAAGAGGTACTTGAATGATATCCACCACTTCGTATGCCGCACTGGCCGAATTTGGCCGTTCTTTGCTCAAGCGTCCGACACTTTCCGAGGGGCTGCCCCTGATCTCGGAGTATGCAAAACAAGTCAGCGGAGCTGAGAGATGCTCTATTTTTATCTATAACCAAAAAATCGAGATGCTCTGGACCACCCTAGCCGATGGTGTTGAAAAGATAATGGTTCACAAAGACGATGGCATTGTAGGAAGTACCCTTAAAGAGGGAAAACCTATTTTGGTGAACAACCCTTATGAGGATGATCGCTTTTTCCATGCTGTCGATAACAAAACCGGATTTGTAACGGAAAATATTGCCTCTATTCCTATTTTTGACTCCAATCGTCATGTTATCGGTGTCTTTCAGCTTCTGAATAAACTCGGTGGCTTTACCCGAGAAGATGCTAAATTTATGATTTTTTTCGCCCACTATATCAGCGGTTACTTAGAGCTTGCAATGCTATTCGATGATGAAGCGACACTACTCAACAAGGGGATAGAATGAGTTTAAAAATCTATGAACGAATCGCCGATTTCGGCAAACGGCTCAGTCATTTGAACCATATTGAAGAGACTTTGCCGTCAATATCCGAAGAAGCAAAAGCCATCGTCAGTGCAGAGCGGTGCTCTATTTTTATCGTGGATCAAAGCGGTGGAATGCTCTGGACAAAACTAAGTGATGGAATCGGCCGGATTGCGATCGGTATCGATTCGGGAATCGTCGGGGACACCGTTCATAAAAAAACAGCGCAACTCGTCAATAATCCGTATGAAGACAGCCGTTTTTTAGCCAAAATCGATGAAAAAAGTGGTTTCGTGACCCGAAATATCCTCGCTGTTCCCATCTTTAACTCGCGTCAAGAAGTAATCGGTGTCATTCAACTCCTCAATAAATACCACGGTGATTTTACTGAAAATGATGAAGGGATTATGAGCTTCTTTGCCAACTATATCAGCGGAACATTGGAATTGGCACTACTCATGGAGAAAAAATAAACTCTTAGTAACGGTTCGCCCTGAGCCGGTCGAAGGGTGAATATAATTTAATATTTTTTATTTCAAATTGCCATATTTTTTATCTTCTTCATCGGGTAATGTACAATCGCACAATAGTATCCTGCACGATGATGAGGATTTGCCGTGAATGAAATTTCTATCATAGACGAACACAACATCCAAAACAAAATCTACACTCTTCGCGGATTACAAGTGATGTTGGACAGAGATTTGGCAGAGTTGTATGGGGTGGAGACAAAAGTTTTTAATCAAGCCATCAAACGCAATAGTGAGCGATTCCCCTCTGATTTTATGTTTCAACTGACGAAAGATGAGTTGGAGA
Encoded proteins:
- a CDS encoding GAF domain-containing protein, whose protein sequence is MSLKIYERIADFGKRLSHLNHIEETLPSISEEAKAIVSAERCSIFIVDQSGGMLWTKLSDGIGRIAIGIDSGIVGDTVHKKTAQLVNNPYEDSRFLAKIDEKSGFVTRNILAVPIFNSRQEVIGVIQLLNKYHGDFTENDEGIMSFFANYISGTLELALLMEKK
- a CDS encoding DUF465 domain-containing protein, producing the protein MLHEYRDVITHIKQNDAANAHFLKIFDRHNDLDNQIAKAESGEVPMSDVELENLKKEKLLLKDEAYAMIIEYKKANNL
- a CDS encoding GAF domain-containing protein, whose protein sequence is MISTTSYAALAEFGRSLLKRPTLSEGLPLISEYAKQVSGAERCSIFIYNQKIEMLWTTLADGVEKIMVHKDDGIVGSTLKEGKPILVNNPYEDDRFFHAVDNKTGFVTENIASIPIFDSNRHVIGVFQLLNKLGGFTREDAKFMIFFAHYISGYLELAMLFDDEATLLNKGIE